The genomic DNA ccccatccccctctcACCGACTCATCACTTTTCATCACTTGTTCTCTTGTCTTTCCTTTGAAGCATCTTGGGAAATACAAGGCTCTGAACTAATCGTCGTGCGTCTTCAGAAGATTGCACCTTGCCTAATAGACGATCCCTCGAGAGACGAATTTTTGGAAGTCGCCCCGACTTTCGGTTTTCATTTCTCTTTTCCCATCCTTCGGCTTGCTTGTTTTTATTCCCCCCTACAAAAACAAACGCGGACCGGCTTCCTTTACCTTCAACCTACTCTCTCCGCTGTTCTTCAGTCATTTCGAGGGTAACCCAATATCCGACGTTCGATCCAAGATACCCTTTTGTCGAAAAACGAAACAACCAAACCTCGTCGACCCGGTCAACTCATCATCATGGCTGATCAGCTCAACATGTCTGGCCTGAACATCCAGGACCAGCAGAACCAACCCCGCTCCTACATTCCTCCCCACATGCGTAAGATGAATGGTGgtccccctcctccggctccggcggcggcggcggcaatgaacggcggcggtggtaTCAACAACAGCGCCTGGGCTGGGTCAGTCTTACCCCTTCGATATGGAACACCTTCCCTATCTACTCCTCCAACCTTGATGAGGGAACGACAACAGCTAACCGACCTGAGCAGTAGAGGCCAACAGAATTTCGATGCCCGCGCGCCCGCCGGTGGTGACTGGCCTGCCATGGGCGGCCCCGGAGGTCCTGGAGGTCCTCCCGGCCCCCCCCCTGCCCAGCAGCAGTCCTTCGCTCCTCGTGGTGGCCGTGGTGGCTGGCAAGAGGGCGGCGGTCGCGGCGGAtacagcggcggcggctacggCGGCCACGctggtggtggaggtggacAGCAGGCCCGTGGTTCTGGCGATGGCCAGTGGCGCGACGGCAAGCACATTCCCGGCCCTGCCAACCCCCGCGTGGAGCGCGAGCTCTTCGGTACTGGCGTGGACGACTCGTCCAAGCAGCAGACCGGTATCAACTTCGAGAAGTACGACGACATTCCTGTTGAAGCTTCTGGACACGACGTCCCTGAGCCGGTCCTCACCTTCTCCAACCCCCCTCTCGATAACCATCTTATCGGCAACATCGAGATGGCTCGCTACAAGGTCCCTACCCCCGTCCAGAAGTACTCGATTCCCATCGTCATGGGCGGTCGCGATCTCATGGCTTGTGCCCAGACTGGTTCCGGAAAGACTGGTGGTTTCCTCTTCCCCATTCTCTCCCAGGCCTTCATCAACGGTCCTTCTACCGTTCCGcccaacgccgccggcggttTTGGCCGTCAGCGCAAGGCTTACCCCACTTCGCTGATTCTGGCTCCTACCCGTGAGCTGGTTTCCCAGATCTACGAGGAGTCCCGCAAGTTTGCGTACCGCTCCTGGGTTCGCCCTTGCGTCGTCTACGGTGGTGCCGACATCGGTTCCCAGCTCCGTCAGATCGAGCGCGGCTGCGACTTGCTCGTTGCTACCCCTGGACGTCTTGTCGACCTCATAGAGCGCGGTCGTATCTCCCTCCAGAACATCAAGTACCTTgtgctcgacgaggctgaCCGCATGCTTGACATGGGTTTCGAGCCCCAGATCCGCCGCattgtcgagggcgaggataTGCCCAACGTCCAGAACCGCCAGACCCTCATGTTCTCCGCCACATTCCCCCGCGACATTCAGATGCTCGCTCGCGACTTCCTGAAGGACTACATTTTCCTGTCTGTCGGTCGTGTTGGTTCCACCTCCGAGAACATCACCCAGAAGGTCGAGTACGTTGAAGACGTCGACAAGCGCTCTGTCCTTTTGGACATTCTCCACACCCACGGTGCTGGTCTCACTCTCATTTTCGTCGAGACCAAGCGCATGGCCGACTCTCTGTCCGATTTCCTTATCAACCAGAACTTCCCCGCCACCTCGATTCACGGTGATCGCACTCAGCGCGAGCGTGAGCGTGCCCTGGAGTTCTTCCGCAACGGTCGTTGCCCCATTTTGGTTGCTACCGCTGTTGCCGCCCGTGGTCTCGATATTCCCAACGTTACCCATGTTGTCAACTACGACCTGCCCACCGACATTGACGACTACGTCCACCGTATCGGTCGTACTGGTCGTGCCGGAAACACTGGCCACTCCACTGCTTTCTTCAACCGTGGCAACCGTGGTGTCGTTCGCGAACTTCTTGACCTCCTTAAGGAGGCTAACCAGGAGGTTCCCAGCTTCCTCGAGACCATTGCCCGTGAGTCCTCCTTCGGCGGTGGCCGTGGCGGTCGTCCTCGTGGCGGTGGCCGTGGACAGGGCGCCAACCGTGACTTCCGCAAgtttggcggcggtggcggtggtggcggcttCGGAGGTGCCCCTGGCGGTGGCTTCAGCGGaggtggcggtgccggcggtgGCTATagcgctggcggcggcggtggtggtttCGGtggccccccccctgctGCCGgtggcttcggcggcggcgctggcggttatggtggtggtggtggtggctaCGGCGGCGGTAGCTACGGTAACCCCGGTGGCGGAAACTCGTCCTGGTGGTAAACGTCTTCCTACCAAGACATCTGGCGACTGCGACACAATACGGGGTCTCGCAACGTTTCGCCATGCAGCTTCTCCGACAAGTTGCGAATTTCCAATCTCATTTTTTCTTTTAGTTTGCGCGCATGGGTCGACATGGTACGCATTCATCGTCACGCTTTTTTCTGCATTTCGACTTTTTCGACACGGCGACATGATCCCGAGAGCCGACGGTCGTGCCTCTCAGTTCTCAACGAGAAGCATCATCAGGTGTTCGGACAGGCATCGGCATCGATAGAGAGCATTTCTTTGATTTTGCTGGACCGAAACTCCATGATACCCTTAGACTGACATTGGGAAAAGCTTTGAGAATCGGCAGAGCTGCATGACAACACACATGCGGTGTGCTGCAGCGTGGCCGGATCTACGGATACACGAAACGGATCCTGGATCTGCCTACGCATTACGAAGATCATGTTCTGCTTTTCTTCCAGCGTTTCCCGAAGGGCATATTCGACGCTTTTCGATGATAGAAGGGTCATGCATCTCGCCGTGCATACAATAGACAAAAGTGGATTTCTCGGTCGTCTGGTCATCATCGACGCTGCAGGTCTGCCCCGGGGCAAACAGGGCAGGGCAGCGATACTGAAGACAAGGCGACAGCGTAGGCTGGACTGGTAATGGAAGGTTCGGATGGACGGTCGACAGGACGGTTAATCACGAGACGTTTTGAGAGCGGGAACCAGAGGCCCTCCCAGACACTGAGATGGGATTCAACAGGGAGGGGTTACAAAAGTTCTTGCTCTTGATCGGTAATGGCCACACATGGACGTGGTCTTCAGCTCCTGCAATAAAAAGGAATTGCGGGGGGCTGGAGGCATCAGAGACTTCGGTCTTGGGTTCggggcgaggcggccgtgCAAAGGTCATCCCCTGATAGACAGCCAGTCTGGACTGAGAAGTCCCAAATAAAAACAGATTCTGATATGAATGAAAGATATCGTGGATGACACTTGGGTGATGCGACGTGGTGTCATAACGTTGTGCTGTTGGTTGAGACTGCGAGATACGACTAGGTGTTCCACACATGAGTTCAGAAAGAAGTGCACCAGATCTCCCGAGAGCCCTTGACCATCGGCTAACAATATGCTATATCCACTATCATTACTGCTATACATCGCCGTACCTAGCTAGGATGTGGGCGACACGAGGAAGGCAGACAGAACCTGGGCAAAATGAAATGCAGTCAACACACAAGGTTGGTTGCCACTTTCTCAATCACCGCACTCTCGACACCCTTATATTCTACACTCAGGGTAGACAAAGGGACAAAGTGCAGCAATCTCTGGAGCGGGACCCAGGAAGGAGGGGACTGGAACTGGAGAAGCCAGGTTGTCTCCCCAGAGTCCTTACGTAAGACAAGGCAAGGGAAGCGGCGCAGGTAACGGAGGAAGGGTGGGTGCTAGGCCACCTAGCTAGGCGCGAGCCGTGAACACTGAATGTCAGTGCCCGGGAACCTCGACTGGTGGTGGCTGCTGTGATAATTCGAAAAGTGAAAATCATCGCTTGGTGATGCACTAGAGACTTTTCTGTCTCTCGCCCGAATTGTGACATTAAACCAAAAAAATAGTTGGCAAGGCCCCCATCCCAGACTTTGTGGACGGCAGATTCACTATCAGTGGTTGGTGTCAGCCTGACGCGGTCCTTCCCCCCAAATCGTGAGCCGCGCTCCGTGCCTCGCTTTCTGAGAGTTGGTAGTGGAATCCGAACATCAGCAGCTGGTCTGGGCGGTCGGAAAAGTCCAACCCAACACAGCACGTCACACCAAACTTCGATCCATCATCCACACTTTCTTCAATTCACTCGATCCGCGCCCCAATTTCCTCCCAACACCAACCTCATTTATCCCTTAATTCGAAGATCACCTCCCAGCTCCATAATCGCGAGATTCACGCCTTTTTCCGCATTCGTATGACGAGCTAGTCCACTGTGGACCAATGATCGCAAACTATCCGAATCTGCTCTGAATCATTGACGCCTGCCAATTGACCAACATCACGCATTCCTGCAATGTCGCCGGATTCTCCCAGTTCCCCTGCGGGCAACGCCGTGTCGGACGCAGAGGCGCCTACTTCCCCAGTGCGCGGTGACGAGGGCAAATCCTTCCTCTCCCAAGCCATgaccgaagacgacgatacACGGATGATGGATGGCACGCCCGAGCCGACCGAGAAGACATCGGGTCgcgggaaggggaagaatgCGGCAAAGGAGTCGTCCAGTAACATCACCGGCAAGATTCGGCATctgaagaaggaagatgGCGAGCCACTCTGGCGCAAGGACATTCAATACGACTTCCTCAAGGCTATCTTCGATGACGAAACAGCCGTCTTCACGAACTCTTACGAGCCCGAGAGACCTCGCCAGAACTTTGCCGATCTCTACATTGACACCATGTCGCGAAGCAGCAAGACGAGCAAGGTCCTTCGCGACAAGTTGCTAAGCGATCGCAGTGCAGCAAAGGGCATGGCCATGGTCTGCCTGCTCGTCAACATTGGCAGAATGAATACAACGCTCAACTGTAGGTCGATGTCCGATGTAAGTCCATCAATTATCGGCCGCTAACAGGCCTGCAGTCTTCCCCGAGATGCGAGCCCAATTGCGAACATACCACGCCATCCCCTCCCTACAGGCACACCAAGATGCGCATGCCTACAAACAGCTCCAGGACGCTCCAAGATTAAAATCTATCCTCAAGGGTGGTGCTGAGGACCGCGAAGAGCCTGGCAGCCTGAACAAAATCAAAGCCCGCGATGTCCCCCGAACGAACCCCGTCAACCTGCTCTTCGTCATCTGCCAATCAGCCGCTAAGATTGCTGAGTTGCACTTTCCTCCGGGACGAGAGTTCCACGACTTGGTCATGAAGACCAACTACACCAGCATATCCCGCGCTAAGGCGTTCCTCTGGATCATGTGGTTCTACCTCGAATCCGACTTCACGGAAGAGGGCTGCGACGAAAACCCATTTGGACCCGGTGTCGACTACGGTGTCGATGTTGCTAACCAAGGCGTTCCCGAACTCATAGAGATGACAACagaggacgaggcggcaGAAAATGTCGATACGGAGGTGGAGATCAAATtcggcgaggagaagcagaagatGCGCGCCAAGATTCTAGAGGCAGACCAGGCGTACCTTGCCGACAACCAAACAAAACGAGGCTCGAGAACATCGCGTGTGATGGCTGAGGATGGGCCGGCCATCCTACCTCGCATTCGCCCTTCGAAGCACGAGTCTGATATGGATAGCGTCCGGTCGACACCGCCACCCAAGGCATTGGCACGAGGCCTTGGGGGCTCGGTTCGACGTGGCGGGGCACCGCTCAAGTATCAGATTTTCGAGGCATCTTCCCCAGCAGGCCCTGCTCATGGCTCCGCGGAGGGCATCGTTGCTCGAAAACCTCGCCCCCCCACGGCACACCAAATCGCGGTGGAGAGGAACAGAAACCAACGGGTCGAGTACATTCTGGATCGTGGTTACCGGAAGGAGCTTCACAAGGCGAAGAAAAAGCGGCAGCAAGGAAGCACTCTCTATCGGGCATTCATGCGTATTAAGCAAATTGATAATCCGTTCGAGGACAGCGACCCAGAGGATGACCCCCGTCAGCAGCTGTCGAACAACGACGGGAACTCTGGACCCTTCCGACAGAAAGGTCTCGGGGGTATCGCGCCCCTGGCTTCGGAGAACGACGATTTCGGTGAAGAGGCGAACGCCTACACCGCAGCCTTGAGACGCACATCACGACGGCTAAAAAGATGGGGTGCTCATGAAGGCCCTCCTCTTGGAGTCATTCCTCccaggaagaggaagaaggctAACGGCGAGACGAACGGCAACGACGAAGCGGGCGACATGACAATGGACCTTGACACCCTGAGAGCCTCGGAGGCGAGGGATGGATCACAGGCTCGGGCGAACGGCGATGTCAACGGTGACGAGACCCTCGGCGACATCACGATGGGAGATATCAccatggacgacggcgacgatgctgACAAGAcagctgccgccgacgatgacgaagagtTGGACGAGATGGATAGGTCTCTGTTgggccttgccgccgaggactCTGCCTCTGAGGACGAGTGAAAGTTATATGgcgcttctcctcgtcttTTCCGTTTCTCTCTAAACGATTTGATTGAATCTCCCCGACGGAAATGAACACGCCGGGAACACGCTCGCCGTCTTTCTCATGGCGGTGTCTGCATTATGCATTGCTGATGGATGGCATGCGAAGCCATTCCTCGTCCAAGTTTTTCTTTCCTTGAGTCTTTCTTATTCCTgtccttttcttttcctaGAATTGTGGGCGTCCGGGTTGTATACTAGCAGCACGAACAAAACTACACCAGAATTTGGCGCGAAGGGTTCATAAATGGGAAGGAGGACGGTGTAGACATCCAAGACGCTTGGGAGAGGAAAGGGTTTCTATAGGAAGAAGCGTATTGAGGGTTTTGCCGTTTTTGTAGGaactttttttcttcttctctttttctctgcTAGTGATTCTCTGCCCGTTGTGGTGACATCTTTCATGTGACGAGAACTCCATCAGCATTCGTATACTTCGTGCTGTTGCTTTGGAGCGCGTGAGGTGTTGGATCGTATGCCTTTgtcgaggagaggggggtgatgatgatgtcctGCCCCAGCGAGCCGTGGTTCGCTTGGTGCGCTGAAGTTCCGGGAGAAGGAACGCGAAGCCGGTCCCGGGACTGATTGGTAAGTATGGTACATGAGTAGTTTTCGGTCGTCTTCCGGCACGCGTACCGGAGAGAGTAGCCGGAGAGTATGCGATGTCGGTGGCTACAAATAAGCATGAGAGACGCCCTAGCATCGGGACTATACTCAACCGTCCGCCTGAGGGGTCATGGGTTCGTATGGTAGAGACTTGCGTAGCGTACGCGCGGTTCGAACGGCGCTGCCTCCCTTGTGTCGACGCTCTCAACATGGTCTTGCTGGATGGGGGCGGGAATAAAGTGATGCGGCGGTGCGAATCGTGGTCTGCCTCATCTGGCCCCGGGGAAGATGGCTTGCTTAGCAGCCCCGAGGTCCCACACATACAGATATACGATGGCGAGGCATATGCTCCCATAGACAGACTCACGGACGGTTTTGTGATTCAACTCCAAAGTCTTGGCCTTTGGCTGCTTCTCGTATTTGGTACGGGGGGTTGGCCGGTTCACTCCAAAGAGTTTGTTTCCCAGTTCAGGCGATGAGCCAATCCAAACGAGACCAGTTTCTGCAACCACATGTGCCCATTTGGAAGCATCCCGAGGGTCATGGTTCGGAATTAGTAAGGGACTCCTATCCTACAATGAACCAACTACCATATCACCAGACAGTGTCCCGTATACCGGCCCGGCGGGGAAAGGTTTGGGCGAAATGTCGACCCGGATCAGGCAGCTTGATACACATTCGTAGCCTCAACTAGCCCCTCTGGTTACGCAGACTTGATCTACTAGGGTACGTTGCCAAAGCGGTCCGTGGCAAGATCGCGCAGGTACAGTATGTGAAAGAACCCATGGGAAAAGAAACataaaaatatatataaagttaTGCCTAACACTGAACACATCGTGAGATTTCTTTAGAAACGCATGATCGTGGAGGCTTCCAAGTCCATGATCATCCTAGTGAACAACCTTGCCTCCAGGTAGCACCACGACCCTGATAGGTACATTGGGGTATATCAATATCTGAAGAGTGGACTTGGTCTACCTGATGTCTTTTCTACGTGGCTCTCGCGTGCCTGATGATGCGCAGGCGATTGCCAGCGCGCATGGTCCAATACAGGATGTTGGTAAGCACCTCGGCCGAGGCTGGCAACAGCAGGATTGAGATGATCGGATTGGGACGAGTCAATGACAGCACTCGACTGCAAGCTCGCCAGTCTCGAGGTTGCGTCCAAGTCAACCAGCCGGTGTCCTCGTGCCATCCTGCGGGTTGTGTGACACAGCCACACTGCAAACGATCTGCATACAACCGTCTATCCCTCCCCTGGTATTGCTTTGTCGGGCTGGGACTTCGGTTCGGGTGGCATGTCGGGGCCGGCTCCGAGGGGGTGGAGCTAGGTATGTCGTTGGCCAGAAGGGGCAACCGGAGGATGCTTGCTTCCCCGTCCGATGTTCTTTTGAAAATGTGTCGACCCTCCTGCGTTTGTACCTCCTTAGAGGAGAGGGGCTTTAACGATCAGGAACCGGAAGTTCCACCCAGGTTTGGCGAAGAGACTTCCGGGTCGACTTCAGTCACATATGATTTACCCAAGTCCACGATCAACGAGCAATCCAGCAGCCCGGAATGGGCCGATTGCGCGTATTCTCGTTTGTAGTGGTTTATCTCTGGGCTTGCCGCCCTGGGGCTTGGTAAATGCTAGGCGTTGTGAGAGGTCGGATAAAGATGGCATGGTCCGTCCTGGGAGCTTAAGTCCTTGCCGACTAAATCCGTCGTTCTCTTCGTACTGTCGGGACCGCTTCGGCCATGGACCGACCGTACAGCAAACTGATTATGTGCCAAGATGACGGGGAGAAATGGGGCGAATGCAAAGTGGTGTGGAGCTCGTTTCTGTTGCTatcttttctttctcttggGCGGTTTCCAACAAGGACGGCTGGCTCCGCCAGTCGTTGCCAAGAGTAGCTTATTCGCAGGCCGTCTAGAACGTCGGCCCAGGAAGGACCTTGACATTGCTTCTGTCATGTCTCAATGATGTGGGACATAGTCAGAAGAAGCTGGCTTGCACCGGCGGAGTCCTTTTGCAAattttgttttttttcccACTCCCTTGCCCGTTCCGAGGATTCGTTTTAATGAATCATGGACCCATCCCACCGACTGCAGCGGATGTGCACCAACGATCGTTCCACGGGGGTGGTTGGCTACAGGGATGGGCGCTGGATgcaggcggccggcgggCCTCTGCCGACCCCGACGCTGGCATTCCAGGCCAGCTTGGGCCGCTATCAACACCAGGCTTTCTTGAAAGGTTTCGTTTGTACTCTATAATGTCCGGGGGACATCTAACCTCAGTGGGCCTAGCGAACATCGAACAATCCATGAGTTCAGTCGCCTTCGGTGGGAAGAGACAACGACGGAATCATTCTGTTTGTGTGGAACGTGCCATATATTTCCAGGAGTCATCTGCATGTGTTCTTGTTTGCTTACCTGTCTTGAGTCGTGCGTTGTCTGCCCACTCGTCGAAAACCCAGGTTCGGATGGAGCGAAGGCAGGGGGTTCGTCTGATCAAGAGGCGCTGACGTGTAGTGTCTTCGCACAGTGAATTCGACAGCAGCGAGCTCTTTTATCGCAGACTGTTGGGACTAGTTGGATGGTCGTCGAAACATGGGGGAAAGTTTCGAGGCGTGGCTTCAGCTACTTCAGGTGAGTCCATTGCCACTTGCGGATGCCGGGACTGTTAGGACTGGTTGCAACTGGTGCCGGTACCGTAAGTGATGTGTAATACTCCTAGAGTCTTGGACCCAGACTTGGTCGGGGAATGCAACCGTCGTAGTGGGGTGCTTGTTTGGGACGAAGCAGGGGATGCCCGATGTTGCAATCCAGTTGCAAGGCTTTTTTTGCTGGCTAAGCTCAACGCTTGGAAGCGGCCAGAGAGGGAGGGCCTTCTGCCTCTGCTACGAAGCACTACCGCCTACTTAGATACgtcctacctacctaggtaggtaggtattcGTACCTAGGGACCTTTTGGGCAGGCCATCAAGGCACTATGTAGAGAGAGGACAATGCCTTCGGCTAAAAAGCGGCCGCTTAGAAACCAAAAGTAGGATAGGCGCTTGCAGTCTTACGTCGACCATTGCGCTGGCCGGGCGTGGCACCTTCTTGCCTCGTACTAGTCGTACCGTCATATCCCTGTTTTCTCCCCCATCCCTCGGTATCCATACGTATTATCCCATTTCGGCCTGTGCCATTGCTTTCTTTTCCCCTGTCTCACTTCgctctcttccctctctctttctctctcctcctctcccaccATGGCCGATGCGGTCTTGTCGTAACTGGAGTGCAGCTCGCTCTTTCGGCCCTTAGCCCTCAAGTTGCAGGGGCCGTCATCCTTAGTTAGTCGTGCGAGGCATTCATACCGCCTAGGTAGTCATAGTCGGCCACAATGGCTCACCCTCCACTGTCTGGTGGGATCTCGTCCGGCGAgttggggcggcggcgaatAATCCAATCCCGTCTGCCTGTCTCCATGGACCCAGGCACCCTATCTATCTGCATGTccatctgctgctgccggtcCCATTTCGCCCACATCCATATGTCGGCAATGTTCGTCATTACACGTACTGACTGACACGGTAGCCGACCATATCTCTGACTTTTCTGACATTTCTGCTCCCCTTCATCTTCAACTCTTGGCTCCTCACCTCACTGTTCACATCCACAGGTgtttcccttttccttccCCTGTATCTTCCCCTGGTCCCCTCGGAAGTCGTCGCCACTTGAGTCGGATGCCCATCAGCCTTGGTAAGCGGTTTTGAGGCCTGCCTTTCTGGTCGCTCCGCGCCTAGCCATTCTTCCCTTCAGTGACGGACTTAAACACACATCCCCGGTCactccaaaaaaaaacccccccaaaaaaacCGTAGCGTACCTCGTCTCACCTGCTAGCTATACATATCAGTTCCTCGACGCGCATGCAGCAACAGTGGGCTCGCCTCTTTGTCCCACTCGCTGCCCTCCAGACAAGGCCTTGCTGTCTAGCACGAACGGACCATCAGTCAGATAATAACCATATGAGCCTTCTGCCAGAGAATGGCAGACAAGGGCGAGAAAACCAACATCACGGCATCCGACCCACTGGCCGCTGCGGTTGAACCCATCACACCCAGGGACCCGGAAGACACTACATTTGCCATTGAAATCGACGAGACTGACGGGAACGATGGGGGTTCCGACTCTGACGAGAAGAGGGTTAGACCCGAGTTGAGGTCAACCAAAAGCCATGCCACCGACACCAGCGTCGCCACCACGGCTGCAACCCGTCGACAACCACAGAGCAAGCCATGGTACAAGACACCAAACCCCTTGAAATGGGGCGGCATCCCACCCGTTCCCGAAGAAAGGATTGTATCCCGGGAGCACAGGGCTGGGTTCTTCAGCCTGCTCACCTTTCAATGGATGGCCCCCCTGATGAGTGTAAGTGTGACCACCCGATCCAGTACTTCCCTGGGAGGTCTCGAGCCATGCCAGGCTGAGCCAAGCTTTCAACCCAGCGTACTGACCCGGCAGTTGTAGGCTGGATACAAGCGGCAGCTGGAACCAACTGATATCTGGACGGTCAATCCGGACAGAGCTGCAGATGTCATGACAGATAAATTGAAGGCTGCCTTCAAGAAACGCGTTGACAGAGGAGACAAGTATCCGTTGTTATGGGCGTTACACGAGACTTACCTTTTCGAGTTTTGGCTCGGCGGCATGCTCCAGCTTATGTCTACCGTCTTCCAGGTCATGTCCCCCTTTACCCTGCGATACCTCATTCAGTTCGCAAACGACGCGTGGGATGCCTCTCAGCAGggctcgccgcctcccgccATTGGCAGGGGAATCGGTCTGGTCCTTGGTGTCACCTTCATGCAAATATTCCAGAGTCTGGGTACGAACCATTTCATCTATCGCGGCATGATGATTGGAGGCCAGTCGAGAGCCGTCCTCATCAGTGTCATCTTCGAAAAAGCCATGTCTCTGTCCGGTCGTGCCAAAGCCGGCGGCATCAAGGAGCCGGCCGGCAGTCCACCAGTGGAtgagaagggaaagaaaaaagacaacaagggaaaaggaaagaaaggcGAGGCTACCAAAGGCCCAGGCATCTCGGGCGACGGAACCGGCTGGGGCAACGGTCGCATTGTCAACCTCATGAGCGTCGACACGTATCGCATCGATCAAGCCTCCGCTCTGTTTCATTTGACGTGGACTGCGCCCATATCCTGCATCATCACGCTTGTCGTGTTGGTGATCAACCTGAGCTATAGTGCTCTTGCCGGTTTCGCTCTCTTGGTAGCAGGAATCCCGTTGCTGACGAGGGCCATCAGAAGCTTGTTCAAGCGGAGGAAAGCCATCAACAAGGTTACCGATCAGCGGGTAGGCTTGACCCAGGAGATTTTGCAGTCAGTCCGCTTCGTCAAGTACTTTGGATGGGAGAGCGCGTTTCTTGAACGTCTCAAGGGAATTCGAAGGCGCGAAATCCACGCCATTCAGATCCTGTTGGCGATCCGAAACGCCATCAACGCCGTCAGTTTGTCACTGCCCATTTTCGCATCCATGCTGTCTTTCGTTACGTACGCGAAGACGAATAACGCATTGAACCCCGCCCTGGTATTCTCGTCCCTGGCCTTGTTCAATGGTCTTCGAATCCCACTCAACCTGCTCCCGCTGGTTCTTGGCCAAGTTGTCGATGCCTGGTCGTCTCTCAAGCGTATTCAAGACTTCCTGTTAGCtgaggagcaggaggaggatgtgGTTCTCAAGCTCGATGGAGAGAATGCTTTGGAAATGACGAATGCCAGCTTCACCTGGGAGCGGACGACAACACAGGAATCCGAAAAGAGTGCGGCTGGCACCGGCAAGGGTGGCAAGAAGGGCACCACTCAACCTCTGGTGGCATCAAAGCCAGCTACCAAGTCTGAAGAGCCGCTGGCTTCGTCTGGGGACAGCACCGGCGATGGGGCTAGTACGCTGGTTGGGGAGGAGCGAGAACCCTTCAAGCTTCAAGATCTCAACTTTGAGATCAAAAGAGATGAGCTCGTGGCCGTCATTGGCACAGTCGGCAGCGGTAAGACTTCTTTGCTGGCTGCCCTAGCGGGTGACATGAGAAAAACATCAGGCGAAGTTGTACTTGGGGCTTCTCGGGCGTTTTGTCCGCAGTATGCCTGGATTCAGAATGCCACTGTCCGCGACAATATCCTCTTTGGTAAAGACATGGATAAGGCATGGTATCAAGAGGTCATCAATGCGTAAGTAACACACTCGTGTTTGCCACAACAATGATTCGTCTTTGCTGACCTGGAGTAAGCTGTGCCCTTCGACCTGATCTCGCAATGCTACCAAACGGCGACCTGACCGAGATTGGCGAACGTGGCATTACCATCTCTGGTGGTCAAAAGCAGCGCT from Colletotrichum higginsianum IMI 349063 chromosome 3, whole genome shotgun sequence includes the following:
- a CDS encoding DEAD/DEAH box helicase; translated protein: MADQLNMSGLNIQDQQNQPRSYIPPHMRKMNGGPPPPAPAAAAAMNGGGGINNSAWAGRGQQNFDARAPAGGDWPAMGGPGGPGGPPGPPPAQQQSFAPRGGRGGWQEGGGRGGYSGGGYGGHAGGGGGQQARGSGDGQWRDGKHIPGPANPRVERELFGTGVDDSSKQQTGINFEKYDDIPVEASGHDVPEPVLTFSNPPLDNHLIGNIEMARYKVPTPVQKYSIPIVMGGRDLMACAQTGSGKTGGFLFPILSQAFINGPSTVPPNAAGGFGRQRKAYPTSLILAPTRELVSQIYEESRKFAYRSWVRPCVVYGGADIGSQLRQIERGCDLLVATPGRLVDLIERGRISLQNIKYLVLDEADRMLDMGFEPQIRRIVEGEDMPNVQNRQTLMFSATFPRDIQMLARDFLKDYIFLSVGRVGSTSENITQKVEYVEDVDKRSVLLDILHTHGAGLTLIFVETKRMADSLSDFLINQNFPATSIHGDRTQRERERALEFFRNGRCPILVATAVAARGLDIPNVTHVVNYDLPTDIDDYVHRIGRTGRAGNTGHSTAFFNRGNRGVVRELLDLLKEANQEVPSFLETIARESSFGGGRGGRPRGGGRGQGANRDFRKFGGGGGGGGFGGAPGGGFSGGGGAGGGYSAGGGGGGFGGPPPAAGGFGGGAGGYGGGGGGYGGGSYGNPGGGNSSWW
- a CDS encoding INO80 chromatin remodeling complex Ies1, which produces MSPDSPSSPAGNAVSDAEAPTSPVRGDEGKSFLSQAMTEDDDTRMMDGTPEPTEKTSGRGKGKNAAKESSSNITGKIRHLKKEDGEPLWRKDIQYDFLKAIFDDETAVFTNSYEPERPRQNFADLYIDTMSRSSKTSKVLRDKLLSDRSAAKGMAMVCLLVNIGRMNTTLNFFPEMRAQLRTYHAIPSLQAHQDAHAYKQLQDAPRLKSILKGGAEDREEPGSLNKIKARDVPRTNPVNLLFVICQSAAKIAELHFPPGREFHDLVMKTNYTSISRAKAFLWIMWFYLESDFTEEGCDENPFGPGVDYGVDVANQGVPELIEMTTEDEAAENVDTEVEIKFGEEKQKMRAKILEADQAYLADNQTKRGSRTSRVMAEDGPAILPRIRPSKHESDMDSVRSTPPPKALARGLGGSVRRGGAPLKYQIFEASSPAGPAHGSAEGIVARKPRPPTAHQIAVERNRNQRVEYILDRGYRKELHKAKKKRQQGSTLYRAFMRIKQIDNPFEDSDPEDDPRQQLSNNDGNSGPFRQKGLGGIAPLASENDDFGEEANAYTAALRRTSRRLKRWGAHEGPPLGVIPPRKRKKANGETNGNDEAGDMTMDLDTLRASEARDGSQARANGDVNGDETLGDITMGDITMDDGDDADKTAAADDDEELDEMDRSLLGLAAEDSASEDE